A genomic region of Cydia splendana chromosome 17, ilCydSple1.2, whole genome shotgun sequence contains the following coding sequences:
- the LOC134798940 gene encoding probable isocitrate dehydrogenase [NAD] subunit alpha, mitochondrial isoform X2, with amino-acid sequence MASRIIRKIVPVTKVGTAQYSSGVKRVTLIPGHGIGPEITVAVQKIFEAAKVPIEWDEVDVTAVRGPDGKFGIPQKAIDSVNENKIGLKGPLMTPVGKGYRSLNLALRKEFDLYANVRPCKSLDGIKTLYDNVDVVTIRENTEGEYSGIEHEIVDGVVQSIKLITEEASKRVAEFAFQFARDNKRKKVTAVHKANIMRMSDGLFLRCCRDLATKYPDIRFEERYLDTVCLNMVQDPSKFDVLVMPNLYGDIMSDMCSGLVGGLGLTPSGNIGKNGALFESVHGTAPDLAGKDMANPTALLLSAIMMLRHLQLNEHADKIQNACYETLREGKSLTGDLGGTGKCSEYTAAIISKLN; translated from the exons ATGGCTTCAAGAATTATCAGGAAAATT GTCCCGGTGACGAAAGTAGGGACGGCGCAGTACAGCTCGGGTGTAAAGCGGGTGACGTTAATCCCTGGTCATGGGATCGGCCCGGAGATCACCGTGGCAGTGCAGAAAATATTCGAGGCCGCAAAAGTCCCCATCGAATGGGACGAAGTGGACGTCACAGCTGTTAGG GGCCCAGACGGAAAGTTCGGCATCCCCCAAAAGGCCATAGACTCGGTGAATGAGAACAAAATCGGGCTAAAGGGGCCTCTCATGACCCCCGTTGGCAAGGGTTACCGCTCCCTCAACTTGGCCCTCCGTAAGGAGTTTGACCTGTATGCCAATGTGAGGCCTTGCAAGAGTTTAGATGG tatcAAAACCCTATACGACAACGTGGACGTGGTGACCATCCGCGAGAACACCGAGGGCGAGTACTCTGGCATCGAGCACGAGATCGTCGACGGCGTGGTGCAGAGCATCAAGCTGATCACCGAGGAGGCCAGCAAGAGGGTGGCCGAGTTCGCCTTCCAGTTCGCCAGGGACAACAAGAGGAAGAAGGTCACCGCTGTCCACAAGGCCAACATCAT GCGTATGTCGGACGGTCTCTTCCTCCGCTGCTGCCGCGACCTGGCCACCAAGTACCCCGACATCAGGTTCGAGGAGCGCTACCTCGACACCGTCTGCCTGAACATGGTACAAGACCCCTCCAAGTTTGATGTGCTG GTGATGCCCAACTTGTATGGTGACATCATGTCTGATATGTGCTCGGGTCTGGTCGGAGGCCTGGGTCTGACCCCCTCAGGAAACATCGGCAAGAATGGAGCACTCTTCGAATCT GTCCACGGCACAGCACCTGACCTCGCCGGCAAGGACATGGCTAACCCCACGGCTCTACTCCTGTCCGCCATCATGATGTTAAGGCATCTGCAACTCAATGAGCATGCCGATAAAATTCAGAACGCTTGCTACGAAACTCTGCGCGAAGGCAAAAGCTTGACCGGCGACTTGGGAGGCACTGGCAAATGCAGCGAATACACCGCTGCCATTATTTCTAAGTTGAACTAA
- the LOC134798900 gene encoding nucleolar protein 6, with protein MVKRGAKTSISEDEEASQLLNESGSKNSEPAKKRLKTKSLYRQPTVNELNRLQETENLFNSNLFRLQIEEILQEVKLKEKTEKKIQTWFEGLKKHLENIPEDDTEYDLTEKTLVKKLKVKLPVKNELDKTKCVFKFHKFKNVELVGSYALGCSINSKLVVDIQIIVPAETYTKNDSINYRYHKKRAAYLAYVASHLKTLETIEDLSYSFLNRCQTQPVLDFKPVGKLGNNITARIHIACEAEAYKLHRFGPARNNLRETWLLNKENENNLDVGPPTPYYNSSVLSDITAAANIDFLKETLSNSENLKQAVVLLKIWLRQRKLQVSGFVISMLVAHLVQTKRINNIMSSYQIIRNVWISLKTSQWDKGISLHKDTSSPPASEFNFPVVFLDTTGYYNICWQMSAGTYEALRREASLAVDMLDDGSVNSFIPLFMTPVTPLLQYDYILRFKNFPKLKQAVLSKAPLDSKVNYGIEELPLVVETLHSLLTKGLTSRADLIQPMVEADFSWPVGKAYEKVKDGHEEKLYFGFVLNQEHALNIIDKGPAANLPEAEEFRGFWGDKSELRRFQDGSITETCVWEGDTLSERRSIPRQIVEYLLKMKYDIPPTDLFHILEQLNSLTTRKQYTREKRIESEESALTALQAADDLRRDLRALTQLPLDVSAVYGTSSVFSYCDPTPPMPAPPYNPWRRGGTCLIKDIEKDGVFQAPEFVPVCETVVELGHSGKWPGELEAFRCLKAAFNLQIADRLNKQFDLPTHAYPTHIDVLKNGLVFRLVIAHPKEITLLRREVENGVVKFKESEESIKLQRDTVLLPRLRGALHGLHQRHPSFGVSSCLLQRFISAHLLAPHFPPLVSSLLTARVYTSPSPHAVPVVPQVGFMRSLRLLCETNWGSEMVVVDFNGDMKREDLLEIETKFSQRDATAPYMYIVTSYDGDLPSVWTMQEPTKHTVLRAQALARNTLTFIENKLMKDMLDNVLSAFVPSYAGYDVLIHLHPTLTPYLSERVDVKPKPKSLPDGAGDVIPVVEFNPVTRYLDELRSAYSSFALFFHDYYGGEIIAVLWKPDIADVKEFQVANASALRPTGKGDTYKVNTAAIIEDFKILGAGLVKHVTVNT; from the exons ATGGTGAAAAGG GGTGCTAAAACCTCTATATCAGAGGACGAGGAGGCATCTCAGTTGTTAAATGAAAGTGGGTCAAAGAATTCAGAGCCCGCAAAGAAACGCTTAAAAACTAAAAGTTTGTATCGACAACCGACGGTAAACGAACTGAACAGACTTCAAGAAACTGAGAACTTATTCAACTCAAACTTATTTCGCCTCCAAATAGAGGAAATATTACAAGAGGTAAAGTTGAAAGAGAAAACTGAGAAAAAAATTCAAACTTGGTTTGAAGGCTTAAAAAAGCATCTAGAAAATATCCCTGAGGATGACACAGAATATGATTTGACTGAAAAAACCTTAGTTAAGAAACTCAAGGTTAAATTACCAGTGAAAAATGAGCTAGACAAGACAAAATGTGTCTTTAAATTTCACAAGTTTAAAAATGTAGAACTGGTCGGTTCGTATGCATTAGGATGTTCTATAAACTCCAAATTGGTAGTAGATATCCAAATAATAGTACCCGCAGAGACTTACACCAAAAACGACTCAATAAACTACAGATATCATAAGAAAAGAGCAGCATATTTAGCATATGTTGCCTCACATTTAAAAACATTAGAAACTATTGAGGATCTCTCATATTCCTTTTTAAATAGATGTCAAACACAACCAGTCCTGGATTTTAAACCTGTCGGTAAATTGGGGAACAACATAACAGCCCGCATTCACATTGCTTGTGAAGCTGAAGCATACAAGTTGCACCGTTTCGGCCCTGCTCGTAACAACTTACGAGAGACATGGTTATTAAATAAAGAGAACGAAAATAACTTGGATGTTGGACCTCCTACCCCATATTACAACAGTAGTGTACTCTCTGATATAACAGCAGCAGCAAATATAGATTTCCTAAAAGAAACACTAAGTAACAGTGAAAATCTGAAGCAAGCAGTAGTGCTGCTGAAAATATGGCTTCGGCAGAGGAAGTTACAAGTCTCTGGGTTTGTTATCAGTATGCTGGTCGCACATCTGGTTCAGACAAAGAGGATCAACAATATTATGAGCAGTTATCAGATTATTAGGAATGTCTGGATTTCATTAA AGACCTCCCAATGGGACAAAGGCATCTCCCTCCACAAGGACACCAGCTCTCCGCCCGCCTCAGAGTTCAACTTCCCCGTAGTATTCCTCGATACCACCGGCTATTACAATATTTGCTGGCAGATGAGTGCTGGGACATATGAGGCGTTGAGGCGTGAGGCGAGTTTAGCGGTGGATATGTTGGACGATGGCAGTGTGAATAGCTTCATACCATTGTTTATGACACCGGTGACGCCGTTGCTGCAGTATGATTATATTTTGAG GTTCAAAAACTTCCCAAAACTGAAGCAAGCAGTCCTATCCAAAGCGCCCTTGGACTCCAAGGTGAACTATGGAATAGAGGAGCTACCTCTAGTAGTTGAAACTTTACACTCGCTTTTGACAAAAGGCCTGACGTCTAGAGCTGATCTGATCCAGCCTATGGTGGAGGCTGACTTCTCCTGGCCTGTTGGGAAGGCGTATGAGAAAGTGAAAGATGG GCACGAAGAGAAACTGTACTTTGGCTTCGTCTTGAACCAGGAGCACGCGCTGAACATCATTGACAAGGGTCCCGCTGCCAATTTGCCTGAGGCTGAAGAGTTCAG AGGTTTTTGGGGCGACAAGTCCGAACTGCGGCGGTTCCAAGATGGCTCCATCACAGAGACGTGCGTGTGGGAGGGAGACACACTATCGGAGCGCCGCTCTATCCCACGACAAATCGTGGAATACCTTCTCAAGATGAAGTATG ACATCCCACCCACAGACCTATTCCACATTCTCGAACAGCTGAACTCTCTCACAACCCGCAAACAGTACACGCGCGAAAAAAGAATCGAGAGCGAGGAGAGCGCTCTAACGGCGTTACAGGCGGCCGATGATTTACGCAGGGACTTGCGCGCGCTTACGCAGTTACCGTTAGATGTCAGCGCTGTTTATG GAACGTCATCAGTGTTCAGCTACTGCGATCCCACACCGCCAATGCCGGCGCCGCCATACAATCCGTGGCGGCGAGGTGGCACGTGTCTGATCAAGGATATAGAGAAAGACGGCGTTTTCCAAGCGCCTGAGTTTGTGCCTGTTTGCGAAACCGTTGTTGAGTTgg GTCACAGCGGCAAATGGCCCGGCGAACTAGAAGCCTTCCGTTGCCTAAAAGCTGCCTTCAACCTCCAAATAGCAGACAGATTAAATAAACAGTTCGATCTGCCAACCCACGCCTACCCGACGCATATAGACGTCTTGAAGAATGGACTTGTTTTCAGGCTGGTTATAGCGCACCCGAAGGAGATCACTCTTTTGAGGAGAGAG gtgGAGAATGGAGTAGTAAAATTCAAGGAGAGTGAAGAGAGTATTAAATTGCAGCGAGACACGGTCCTATTGCCCCGACTTAGGGGCGCTTTACATGG CCTGCACCAACGCCACCCCTCCTTCGGAGTATCCTCCTGCCTCCTCCAACGCTTCATCTCCGCCCACCTCCTCGCCCCCCACTTCCCTCCCCTCGTCTCCTCGCTCCTCACAGCCCGAGTGTACACCTCGCCGTCTCCTCACGCCGTGCCGGTTGTACCTCAAGTCGGGTTCATGAGGAGTTTGAGGTTGTTGTGCGAGACGAATTGGGGGAGCGAGATGGTGGTGGTGGATTTTAATGGTGAtatgaaac GTGAAGACCTCCTAGAAATCGAAACAAAATTCTCCCAACGTGACGCCACAGCGCCATACATGTACATAGTGACGTCATACGACGGCGACCTACCCTCCGTATGGACCATGCAAGAGCCGACCAAGCATACTGTTTTACGTGCACAAGCTTTGGCCAGAAACACACTCACTTTCATTGAGAATAAGCTGATGAAAGACATGCTTGATAATGTATTG agTGCCTTCGTCCCGTCCTACGCCGGTTACGACGTACTAATCCACCTCCACCCCACACTGACTCCATATTTGTCCGAGCGGGTCGACGTGAAGCCGAAACCTAAATCGTTACCTGACGGCGCCGGTGACGTCATACCGGTTGTGGAGTTCAACCCTGTGACGAGATACTTGGATGAACTAAGG AGTGCATACAGCAGCTTCGCTCTGTTCTTCCACGATTACTACGGCGGTGAAATAATCGCAGTTCTGTGGAAACCAGACATTGCAGACGTGAAAGAGTTCCAG GTGGCAAACGCGAGCGCCCTGCGGCCAACAGGCAAAGGGGACACGTACAAAGTGAACACGGCGGCCATTATTGAAGACTTCAAGATACTGGGCGCGGGGTTAGTGAAACATGTCACTGTTAATACGTAG
- the LOC134798940 gene encoding probable isocitrate dehydrogenase [NAD] subunit alpha, mitochondrial isoform X1, producing the protein MSKNYIKELLKPFRESKVLGSWLKWFEAGAGGGAGGHGVAETKVPVTKVGTAQYSSGVKRVTLIPGHGIGPEITVAVQKIFEAAKVPIEWDEVDVTAVRGPDGKFGIPQKAIDSVNENKIGLKGPLMTPVGKGYRSLNLALRKEFDLYANVRPCKSLDGIKTLYDNVDVVTIRENTEGEYSGIEHEIVDGVVQSIKLITEEASKRVAEFAFQFARDNKRKKVTAVHKANIMRMSDGLFLRCCRDLATKYPDIRFEERYLDTVCLNMVQDPSKFDVLVMPNLYGDIMSDMCSGLVGGLGLTPSGNIGKNGALFESVHGTAPDLAGKDMANPTALLLSAIMMLRHLQLNEHADKIQNACYETLREGKSLTGDLGGTGKCSEYTAAIISKLN; encoded by the exons ATGTCGAAGAATTACATAAAAGAGCTTTTGAAGCCTTTTCGTGAGAGTAAAGTGTTAGGAAGTTGGCTGAAGTGGTTCGAAGCTGGTGCCGGGGGTGGCGCCGGAGGGCATGGGGTCGCGGAAACTAAG GTCCCGGTGACGAAAGTAGGGACGGCGCAGTACAGCTCGGGTGTAAAGCGGGTGACGTTAATCCCTGGTCATGGGATCGGCCCGGAGATCACCGTGGCAGTGCAGAAAATATTCGAGGCCGCAAAAGTCCCCATCGAATGGGACGAAGTGGACGTCACAGCTGTTAGG GGCCCAGACGGAAAGTTCGGCATCCCCCAAAAGGCCATAGACTCGGTGAATGAGAACAAAATCGGGCTAAAGGGGCCTCTCATGACCCCCGTTGGCAAGGGTTACCGCTCCCTCAACTTGGCCCTCCGTAAGGAGTTTGACCTGTATGCCAATGTGAGGCCTTGCAAGAGTTTAGATGG tatcAAAACCCTATACGACAACGTGGACGTGGTGACCATCCGCGAGAACACCGAGGGCGAGTACTCTGGCATCGAGCACGAGATCGTCGACGGCGTGGTGCAGAGCATCAAGCTGATCACCGAGGAGGCCAGCAAGAGGGTGGCCGAGTTCGCCTTCCAGTTCGCCAGGGACAACAAGAGGAAGAAGGTCACCGCTGTCCACAAGGCCAACATCAT GCGTATGTCGGACGGTCTCTTCCTCCGCTGCTGCCGCGACCTGGCCACCAAGTACCCCGACATCAGGTTCGAGGAGCGCTACCTCGACACCGTCTGCCTGAACATGGTACAAGACCCCTCCAAGTTTGATGTGCTG GTGATGCCCAACTTGTATGGTGACATCATGTCTGATATGTGCTCGGGTCTGGTCGGAGGCCTGGGTCTGACCCCCTCAGGAAACATCGGCAAGAATGGAGCACTCTTCGAATCT GTCCACGGCACAGCACCTGACCTCGCCGGCAAGGACATGGCTAACCCCACGGCTCTACTCCTGTCCGCCATCATGATGTTAAGGCATCTGCAACTCAATGAGCATGCCGATAAAATTCAGAACGCTTGCTACGAAACTCTGCGCGAAGGCAAAAGCTTGACCGGCGACTTGGGAGGCACTGGCAAATGCAGCGAATACACCGCTGCCATTATTTCTAAGTTGAACTAA
- the LOC134798911 gene encoding myogenesis-regulating glycosidase-like, with product MDAILCLMLALAATTQAVDINILTTPTLQARLENNPYGGLNLLLKRKGLSEVVAVIGRRTGAIKDVVQDGDVVIQFANDTSMRVSVEAAGGGQILTITWEAPKGMRLEDCVNLGSRHWYGGPQQKRQYWPIERLTLVDYSYVTKEADNCGIAEPYWLNSEGIFYYFDKKVPLFVDQNDLEKNAACFVAQVKPPYSSKRERNELVYAVGIFDDVRKAHEYAVGKYLGKPSGVPDPLMIKYPIWSTWARYKTNVDHETVLKFADEINSYGFPNSQLEIDDLWEVCYGSQTVDVDRFPNMKNTVQMLKAKGFRVTLWTHPFINKGCDPWYTEARNKGYLVFSEYGSVETSWWNDNETTTAYIDFTKPEARNWHIGRLKNLQNAYGFDSYKFDGGESDWSPQIPVLKGDIRDQPGVITADYVRAAAMFGPITEVRAGYRTQDLPIFVRMIDKDTYWTFENGLPTLITTLLQMNINGYPLVLPDMIGGNGYNEAPTKELFIRWLQANTFMPSMQFSYVPWDFDNETIAISKKFVQLHAKYSDQIVAACARAAQTGAPVNPPIWWIDPTDTTAHDIWDEYLLGETILVAPVVERGSTERDVYLPAGTWLEQGDPNRKLQGGDWIRNYPAPLNTLPYFVRA from the exons ATGGACGCCATTTTGTGCT TGATGCTAGCGCTGGCGGCGACCACGCAGGCAGTGGACATCAACATATTGACCACACCCACGCTGCAGGCGCGGCTTGAAAACAATCCTTATGGAGGACTCAACCTCTTGCTGAAACGGA AGGGTCTATCCGAGGTGGTGGCAGTAATCGGGCGGCGAACCGGCGCGATCAAAGACGTGGTCCAAGACGGCGACGTGGTGATCCAGTTCGCCAACGACACGTCCATGCGGGTGTCGGTGGAGGCCGCGGGAGGAGGCCAGATACTTACCATTACTTGGGAGGCGCCTAAGGGGATGAGGCTGGAGGACTGCGTTAATTTGG GCTCCCGGCACTGGTACGGCGGCCCTCAGCAGAAGCGCCAATACTGGCCGATCGAGCGCCTAACGCTTGTCGACTATTCCTACGTCACCAAGGAAGCCGACAACTGCGGCATCGCCGAACCCTACTGGCTCAACTCCGAAGGCATCTTCTACTACTTCGACAAGAAAGTCCCTCTATTCGTCGACCAGAACGACTTGGAGAAAAACGCAGCTTGCTTCGTAGCACAAGTCAAACCTCCCTATTCGAGCAAGCGAGAGAGAAACGAGCTCGTATACGCTGTGGGCATCTTTGATGATGTCAGAAAGGCACATGAATACGCAGTTGGTAAATATCTTGGTAAACCAAGCGGCGTACCTGATCCACTGATGATTAAGTATCCAATTTGGTCGACATGGGCAAGATATAAGACTAATGTAGACCACGAAACGGTTCTTAAATTCGCCGATGAGATCAACAGCTATGGATTCCCTAATAGCCAGTTGGAAATTGATGATCTTTGGGAAGTCTGCTACGGATCCCAGACAGTGGATGTGGATAGGTTTCCGAATATGAAGAATACGGTGCAAATGCTGAAAGCGAAGGGATTCAGGGTGACGCTTTGGACACATCCGTTCATCAATAAGGGGTGCGACCCATGGTATACGGAAGCGCGTAACAAGGG CTACCTGGTCTTCTCCGAGTACGGCTCCGTGGAGACGAGCTGGTGGAACGACAACGAGACGACGACGGCCTATATCGACTTCACGAAGCCTGAGGCGAGGAACTGGCACATTGGACGGCTGAAGAACCTTCAGAACGCGTATGGCTTCGACAGCTATAAGTTCGATGGGGGGGAGTCGGATTGGTCGCCGCAG ATTCCGGTACTCAAAGGCGACATCCGCGACCAGCCTGGAGTGATCACCGCCGATTATGTTAGAGCTGCGGCAATGTTCGGGCCCATCACTGAAGTCCGAGCTGGCTACAG GACGCAAGACCTCCCGATCTTCGTGCGCATGATTGACAAGGACACGTACTGGACGTTCGAGAACGGTCTCCCAACTCTAATTACAACGTTGCTTCAGATGAACATCAACGGGTACCCGCTAGTGCTGCCTGACATGATTGGAGGGAATGG ATACAATGAAGCTCCGACCAAGGAGCTGTTCATCAGGTGGCTACAGGCCAACACTTTCATGCCCAGCATGCAGTTCTCATACGTGCCATGGGACTTTGACAACGAG ACGATTGCCATAAGCAAGAAGTTCGTCCAACTGCACGCAAAATACTCCGACCAGATAGTGGCCgcgtgcgcccgcgccgcgcagaCCGGCGCGCCCGTCAACCCGCCAATATGGTGGATCGACCCTACCGACACCACCGCGCATGATATTTGGGATG AATACCTCCTCGGCGAGACCATCCTAGTTGCGCCGGTCGTAGAACGGGGCTCCACTGAACGCGACGTGTATCTCCCGGCCGGCACGTGGCTGGAGCAGGGCGACCCTAACAGGAAGCTGCAAGGAGGCGACTGGATTCGCAACTACCCCGCACCCTTGAACACACTACCCTATTTTGTTAGAGCATAA